A window of the Brassica napus cultivar Da-Ae chromosome C5, Da-Ae, whole genome shotgun sequence genome harbors these coding sequences:
- the LOC106408379 gene encoding probable methyltransferase PMT20, translating to MKNGKQPEKGSSRILSLTVLFIALCGFSFYLGGMFCSERDKIEAKDVTSTTTKVVASPKEPTVSPLQIKSVSFPECGSELQDYTPCTDPKRWKRYGVHRLSFLERHCPPVHEKSECLIPPPDGYKPPISWPKSRDQCWYKNVPYDWINKQKSNQHWLKKEGDKFHFPGGGTMFPRGVSHYVDQMQDLIPEMKDGTVRTAIDTGCGVASWGGDLLDRGILTISLAPRDNHEAQVQFALERGIPAILGIISTQRLPFPSNSFDMAHCSRCLIPWTEFGGIYLLEVHRIVRPGGFWVLSGPPVNYKRRWRGWNTTMEDQKSDYDKLQSLLTSMCFKKYAQKDDIAVWQKLSDKSCYDKIAKNMEAYPPKCDDSIEPDSAWYTPLRPCVLAPTLKVKKSGLGSIPKWPERLNVAPERISDVHGGSASGLKHDDGKWKNRVKHYKKVLPALGTDKIRNVLDMNTVYGGFAAALVQDPVWVMNVVSSYSANTLPVVFDRGLIGTYHDWCEAFSTYPRTYDLLHLDSLFTLESQRCEMKYVLLEMDRILRPGGYVIMRESSYFMDALTTLGKGMRWSCRREETEYAVESEKILVCQKKLWFSSNQTS from the exons ATGAAGAACGGGAAGCAACCCGAAAAGGGATCTTCTAGGATCTTGTCACTCACAGTCCTGTTCATCGCATTATGCGGTTTCTCATTCTATCTCGGTGGGATGTTTTGCTCTGAGAGAGACAAGATCGAAGCCAAGGATGTCACAAGTACCACTACAAAGGTTGTAGCTTCCCCTAAGGAGCCAACAGTTTCACCTCTTCAGATCAAATCCGTTTCTTTCCCGGAATGCGGGTCAGAGCTCCAAGATTACACCCCCTGCACCGATCCAAAG AGATGGAAGAGGTACGGTGTCCATCGCCTAAGTTTCTTGGAGCGTCACTGTCCTCCGGTTCACGAAAAGAGCGAGTGCTTGATCCCACCGCCGGATGGTTACAAACCACCTATAAGCTGGCCTAAGAGCAGAGACCAGTGTTGGTACAAGAACGTGCCTTATGATTGgatcaacaaacaaaaatcaaaccaGCATTGGCTTAAGAAAGAAGGTGACAAGTTCCATTTCCCTGGTGGTGGTACCATGTTTCCTCGTGGTGTTAGTCACTACGTTGATCAGATGCAAGATCTTATTCCCGAAATGAAAGACGGTACAGTCAGGACCGCCATTGATACTGGCTGTGGG GTAGCGAGCTGGGGAGGTGATCTTTTGGACCGTGGGATACTAACGATCTCTCTTGCTCCTAGAGATAACCATGAAGCTCAGGTTCAGTTCGCTCTTGAACGTGGGATCCCTGCTATTCTAGGGATCATCTCAACCCAACGTCTCCCTTTCCCTTCAAATTCATTTGATATGGCTCATTGCTCTAGATGTCTCATTCCCTGGACTGAGTTTG GTGGAATCTATTTGCTTGAGGTTCACCGTATAGTCCGACCTGGGGGTTTCTGGGTACTTTCAGGTCCGCCAGTGAACTACAAGAGAAGGTGGCGTGGGTGGAACACAACAATGGAAGATCAGAAATCAGACTACGACAAGCTTCAGTCACTTCTAACCTCAATGTGTTTCAAAAAGTACGCACAAAAAGACGACATAGCAGTGTGGCAGAAACTCTCAGACAAATCTTGCTACGACAAGATCGCAAAGAACATGGAAGCTTACCCTCCCAAATGCGACGACAGCATAGAGCCAGACTCCGCTTGGTACACTCCCCTCCGTCCCTGCGTGCTTGCACCCACACTTAAAGTCAAGAAGTCGGGTCTAGGGTCGATCCCGAAGTGGCCAGAGAGGTTGAACGTGGCTCCGGAGAGAATCTCTGACGTTCACGGAGGGAGCGCCAGTGGGTTGAAACACGACGATGGTAAGTGGAAGAACAGAGTGAAGCATTACAAGAAAGTGTTGCCAGCTCTTGGGACGGACAAGATTAGGAATGTTCTGGATATGAACACCGTTTATGGAGGTTTCGCTGCTGCTCTTGTTCAGGATCCTGTTTGGGTCATGAACGTTGTCTCGTCTTACAGCGCGAATACGCTTCCTGTTGTGTTTGATCGTGGTCTCATTGGGACGTACCATGACTG GTGCGAAGCTTTCTCGACGTATCCAAGAACATATGATCTTCTTCACCTCGACAGCCTTTTTACCCTTGAGAGCCAGAG GTGTGAGATGAAGTACGTGTTGCTGGAGATGGACCGGATCTTGAGACCGGGTGGGTATGTAATAATGAGAGAATCGAGTTATTTCATGGACGCACTCACGACGTTGGGGAAAGGGATGAGGTGGAGTTGCCGGAGAGAGGAGACTGAGTATGCAGTGGAAAGCGAGAAGATTCTGGTTTGCCAGAAAAAGCTTTGGTTTTCGTCTAACCAAACCTCTTGA